The Roseovarius sp. EL26 genome has a window encoding:
- a CDS encoding ABC transporter substrate-binding protein gives MKYLEDNPTFSGIIDAGRQRRISRRSFIGHATAAGLTTSTASTLWSNQVAAATPQQGGTFRVGVHEAATTDSMDPAHYVTIFMIQLAHASRSYLTLIEPDGSLGPDLADSWSATPDAMVWTFELNTNATFHDGRPVTSRDVIASIQHHISEDSSSAAKSLLAAVVDVRADGDHAVIMELDSGVADLPYILTDYHIAMVPADADGKADWKGGMGSGPYRIENFNPGVGASLVKHDGWHREGAWFDALELIAINDPNARQTALVSGDVDAVSSVDLKTLALLQRRSGVEVLNIPSGSTVTLPMLTNAAPFDNNDVRMAMKFAIDREEIIGKIMFGTATLGNDFHISPNMPYFPDDIPQRGYDPDKAKWHLKQAGLDSLDTALSAADGVMPGAVDLAALYSEQAKAANINLKPVREPNDGYWDSVWQKKPFVFSKWGARPTPDMIFSLTYKSGTDWSETFWGNDRFDELLGMAKGELDDVKRAEIYREMCMISRDEGATLIPMFTNYVYAHSDKVGHAETIGSTWELDGGRAFERWWFKS, from the coding sequence ATGAAATACCTGGAAGACAACCCGACATTCTCTGGGATCATCGATGCCGGACGACAGCGCAGGATATCGCGACGCAGCTTTATAGGCCATGCCACGGCTGCAGGTTTGACGACAAGCACCGCCTCAACCCTCTGGTCAAATCAAGTCGCTGCGGCCACGCCTCAACAAGGTGGAACGTTTCGCGTGGGCGTCCATGAGGCCGCCACGACGGATTCCATGGATCCGGCGCATTATGTCACGATATTCATGATTCAGCTGGCACATGCCTCGCGCAGCTATCTAACCCTTATCGAACCCGATGGGTCGCTTGGCCCGGACCTTGCCGACAGCTGGAGTGCGACGCCAGATGCAATGGTTTGGACGTTCGAGTTGAACACAAATGCCACGTTCCACGATGGGCGCCCTGTCACGTCGAGAGATGTAATAGCGTCGATTCAGCATCATATCAGCGAAGACAGCTCGTCAGCGGCAAAGTCGCTTTTGGCCGCTGTTGTGGATGTACGAGCGGATGGCGATCACGCGGTTATCATGGAATTGGACAGCGGCGTTGCAGATCTTCCATATATTCTGACCGACTATCACATCGCTATGGTTCCAGCGGATGCCGATGGGAAAGCTGACTGGAAAGGCGGCATGGGATCGGGACCTTACCGGATCGAAAATTTCAATCCTGGGGTCGGTGCAAGTTTGGTCAAGCATGACGGCTGGCACAGAGAAGGTGCCTGGTTTGACGCTCTTGAGCTGATCGCCATCAACGACCCGAACGCACGTCAGACCGCGCTGGTGTCGGGTGATGTGGATGCGGTGAGTTCTGTCGATCTTAAAACACTTGCTCTGCTTCAACGTCGGTCAGGTGTTGAGGTTCTCAACATTCCGTCGGGATCAACCGTTACCTTGCCGATGCTTACCAATGCTGCACCTTTTGACAATAATGATGTGCGCATGGCCATGAAATTTGCCATCGACCGCGAAGAAATCATCGGAAAAATCATGTTCGGGACGGCGACGCTCGGGAACGACTTCCACATCTCACCGAACATGCCATATTTCCCTGACGATATTCCGCAGCGCGGCTATGATCCTGACAAAGCCAAATGGCACCTCAAGCAAGCCGGTCTGGACAGCCTAGATACTGCATTGTCGGCAGCCGACGGGGTGATGCCTGGCGCGGTTGATCTGGCCGCGCTCTATTCCGAGCAGGCCAAGGCTGCAAATATCAACCTCAAGCCGGTTCGCGAACCAAATGATGGATATTGGGACAGCGTTTGGCAGAAAAAGCCTTTCGTCTTTTCAAAGTGGGGTGCACGGCCCACGCCTGATATGATCTTCTCACTCACCTACAAGTCCGGCACTGACTGGTCCGAGACGTTCTGGGGCAATGACCGTTTTGACGAGCTTCTTGGCATGGCCAAAGGCGAGCTGGACGATGTGAAACGGGCGGAAATCTATCGGGAAATGTGCATGATTTCCCGTGATGAAGGGGCCACCCTCATACCGATGTTCACAAACTACGTCTATGCGCATTCTGACAAGGTTGGTCATGCTGAAACAATAGGTTCGACCTGGGAACTTGACGGCGGACGTGCCTTTGAGCGTTGGTGGTTCAAAAGCTAG